Part of the Triticum urartu cultivar G1812 chromosome 2, Tu2.1, whole genome shotgun sequence genome, GCAACTTGTTGTAGTAGGAGTAATTTCCAGCCGCTCTGTACTGCTGCCTTGAAATATAATGCGACAGCTCAGGAAAGTGCATTATGCATATATATACCGACAATCCCTTTTGTATCGGCCAATCAAGATCGACGCATTAAACCATGAAGGATGCAGAGCCGCTGATGAATCTCATATTCATATACTGACTTCATATGTGGGAACTGCATGGATGAACCTGGGTACATATGAACCCATTTTAAAAAACACATTTTTAAATGCTAAAAAAATCCGAAAAAGGTGGCATGGGTACGTCTTCATGTTCTATGTGCGTGCATAAAGTTTCACGGAAAAATAACTTTTTTTGTGACctgtgcaaaaaagacaaaaaattGTGTTGTGAAATGCTATTTAGAAGCActgaaatttgtcttttttgcggAGACAAAACGAAAAGACAATTTTTCACAAAACTTTGTGCCACGCACACACATTTGTGAACATGTATGCATggaattttcttttgattttttaaGATTTTAAAACATGCTTAAAATGCATATTTTGAAAAGTGGGTGCAGATGCCCTGGGTTCACATCGTGCCCACTCCTCCATATGTGTGCGTAAGGTTAACTCGCACATGGCATGCATGTACATACGCCGACTTATTAATCGACAATAAATCGGTCCTCCATGCATGATTGCCCAAGTTGCCATGGCCACCTTGACGCATATGGCGACCTTGATTCCTTTGCAGAACCTGATCATTTGCATATGCAAGGCGAAAAGTTCAAGAGCCAGAGTACGTCGTCGTCTTCCATCACACTGACTTGACATGCAAAACGAGCGATGGACGTAGTACGTGCGTACGGGACCAGCACCACACCATCAAGATAAATCAATCAGCGACACAAGCTTACGACGAGATTGGTTAATTGATTTAACAGACAATACGTGCAGCTTGTTGGCAGccgtgtgtgtgtatatatataaatatgtatgtatgtatatatatatatatatatatatatatatatatatatatatatatatgtatgtatgtatgtatgtatgtatgtatgtacaTACCTATGTATACAACTAATGCTCGCGTCATAATGATGCAGTGATAAAGCACCGTGTTGCGAACCACCCTGTGGTTGGGTTGTTAGGTGGTCAGCGGTATCTCAACCCATCAGAGTTCAAGTcctggtgacttcgtaaaatctcaactTGATATGCCGACTTATTCTTTCGGCGTGTATGTTCATaggatgagtgtatgcgcgtgtatatgagccaTTGCGTCTGTATTGTATTGTGTTTAGAAAAAAGAACCACCGTattcaaaaaaagaaaagaaatataaGAAATCACCTTTTTTAAGGAAAAAACGCGTATGTGTACATATACAGTTTGTACAGTCATGCTACTACCTAGTCTCGGTCACACAATAGACTTGCCTTTGTGGTCCGTGGACAAATTTATTAACAGCCATGCAGTTCGCAAGCGCACGATAGGTGCCATTTTTAAGGCCAACATATGCAGTGGTACACACTTAATTAATCGGTCCTCCACTAGCTAATTATTGCCCAGGTTGGCATCATGGAGGCTATAGGTTGCACTTGTAGGACCTGTGCATTTGTCCTCGCTTACGCACATCGATTTGATCACGATAGATGTGCCGACTACTAGGCATGATGGACGCTCACTGGACTGGAGCTGGAGCATGAACCTTCTACGTGACTTACGTTTGTTGTAGCAAGCATAGTACGCAAGGTTCTAAAAACAGATTTAATAACAAAAGAGTTTGATTTTCACGTAAATGTATACTTGTCTCGTTAGGTAACGGAAATGATATCTAGCGAACGTCAGCTAGGGAGCCCATCCCAGTGAACGCCTTGCCCGATGTTGCACGGATCTTGGCACAAGACCAATGCCATGTAGATTAGCTGGAGCCGGTCGCAGTTACTTGTTTCCTGGCAAATGTTctcaattttttttctttcaaaaatTTCACGTCCAAGGTATCTGAGGAGGGGTTCAAATTGTCGCTTCCTCGTGCACAGGGGCGGAGCGGGGGCGCTTACCACTCGGTTGAAGTGGGGTTTTGTGAACACTTACAACCAAACTATTATATGTATTTTTAAATTTATTTTTTAAATCAAATTTTCTTCTGAAaatcatttttttcatttttgaaAGAAAAATCAATATTTTTACGAGCATTTAGTTTTTTTCTAAATTTGCCATGTCCATTTTTAAATATAGGTAGCATGGCAATTCAATTTTATTTTAATCCATGACAATTTTTTGTGCTCCAAAACATGGAAATTTTAGGTCTTTTTGCAATGACCCATGGCAAGCTTCAGGAAATATTATCACTTGCTCATGaaaatttttgaattatttttttACTTTCTCACATGGCAGTTCTACAATTAAGAACGTCACATTTTAAAACAGTGAAACGTCTCCATGACAAATTTCATAAAAGGAATTGTAGATCACATGACACATTTTTTATCATACCATTGTAAATTTATAAATGAGAAATTGCGGTTTTGTAAGGTACCATggaatttttcatattttcataatcATGGATTTTATAAATTTATGTTTTCTCTGTATTTTTATAAGGAAATATGTATTTTTTTGTTCATGACATTTTCAAAAAGTTAATTGGGCCTATGGGCCAGTCAAGGTTCTAACCCCCACCCCCCGGATGAACgatcgaggggggggggggggcgttcgCTGCGAGCTGCTCTCCATGGCAAATGAAATCATGTAATGGGAGCTGCTTCCGGACGACTGTTCCTCGGATATTAGGGTCCTTAAGTAAACACCCTCTGCAAATTCAGAAAGAAAAACACCCTCTAAGACATGAGTATGAAAGAGCTTGTTGCTAGTAGTTTTTTTTACTACCAATAGTTGAAAGATGCAGTAGGAAGACACAGTACTACCTCCTTTTTGGTTTATTAGGCATGCCTCTATCTCTAGAATAACAATTTGATCAATATAGTATGATTTATATATAACAAGAAATATAGTGATAGAAAAGTCAAATGATTTATTTTTCTAGTGGTATAAAAAGCGAGAATATTGAAAAAACTAAAAACAAGGTTCATTACATGTTCGCGAAGGAGCCAAATAGATGACAACAAGCAAAGTCAGAATAAACCGAGCAATATAGATTGGAGGCGTCTGTACAAGGTGTCTGATCTTGTGGTGAGCAAGCTTACAGAATAGAACCCTCAATCGTAAGTTTGATATGTACATTCCGCAATGCCTAGGATTGGCAGCAGAGAGACGCCTAAACAACCCTACGAGTGCTACCCTTCAGCCCATGGACAATTCTCAACTAGTCTCAGATGGATATATGATCCTAGTTTGTGCCTACCATATTGCGAGTGCAGCTCCACATAACCTTCGTCGGgctgcaagaaagaaaatacggtcCGTGTATTTCGAATTGCCACTAAGGGAAGAAAAACCATAGCTTGGACCATGTCTCTGCTGAATATTATTATTGtcacaaagaaaacaaaaaccaTAACAATAGTTATCTATCGGTCGAGATTGATAGCCGTCTGATGAAGATCATCACACCCCTTTTATAGTTGCATGACCTTGATGTTGAAAATCAAGCCACCCTTGAGGTGACTCAAAATAGCTATTTCTCTTGTTTAGTGTATTTCCGGGTCggctaagaagaagaagaagagaaaacaAATACAAAATCAACCTACCTAGGCAGCTAGATGCAATGAAAGCTGCACCTTCTAACAAAAATTCAAAAGCACAGTGATGTTTTTCGTTTTCCAAACTTCATTTCATGGAACCGTGACGCTGTGATTAAGCCGGTCCATCGTCCATGTGCTAATTACACTCCAGGACAAGAGCTCGCACAGTATAAAGTACGTACGTCCTCTCCCCTTACAGCTCAATCATCATCATGGCCAAATTGACGCACGCACGAACGAACGATCCAGCCACGTACGGGACCAACACCGCACCATCACCAATCACCAAAAGGTAAAGCGACCGATCGATCGAGGACGAATTCAATGGCCCGCAGGACCCCTTGATAAAGCCAGACGTCCGCGGAAGCTGCCTGTGATTGATTAATCATCACCACACCACACCACACCACACTCTTTATTTAATTAACCACGCAAAAATCAAACACCTTTATATAAGCAGGAGCAAAGTAATATATGTATCCCTCCGTCGTCGATCCTTCTGTGTTCGTCATATGCACTTTTACACGCAAAGTTATACagatcaatcaatcaatcaatcaccaaatcaagatgaaagaaagagagaaagaaagaaacaaGAGAGAACGTAAGGGAGAAACAATTTACAAGCCAAAACCTCACCAAACATTTCTTAAGTATAGCTAGTAGGAGTATTATAAACTCGCGTATACGTTACAGTCTGGATCTTTGCATGTCGTGGCGGCAGCGGCGGTTGATTGCCGGCCGCCGGCCGTTGGTGTCGGGCTGCCGGTTGGGTACTTGGGTTCAATTCAAGCACCAGTTGATGCCGAGCCCGTGCGCGTCGAACTGCGCCgtggcggcgtcggcggcggcctTGCTGTCGCCGTAGATGCACTGGCCCTGCTGGTGGTACTGCGGGTAGCCGCCGTCGAACACGTAGTCGGACCACTTGAGCTCGTCCAGCGCCGCGCCGTAGTggtcggcggcggcgccggcggcgttGCCGTCCTCGGTGCAGCTGCTGATCGACCCCAGCTCCAGCCATGGCAGGTGGTGGTTGCTGCTGCTCTGCGTTGTGGACGACTCGAACCCGCTGCCGCTGTTGctcgggttgttgttgttgttgcagcACAGCTCGTCCGTAGCGTTGCCGTTGGCCGCGCCGCCGGGGCTCACGCCGGCCATGGAGTTAAGCGTGCTGGAGCTCGACACCGACGGGATGACTGCGCCGTGCAGGGCGTCCGCGTCCAGGTACCCGGCGAAGTCCGCCGtctggttgttgttgttgttatacCCCGACAGCGAGGACAGTGACCCATCGTCGCTGCACCCGCCCACCACACCGCCGGCGCCGTCCATGCTGCCCCGGCTGTACACGTAGCTCTCCGCCGACACCAGCGGCGGCATGTGCGGTCCTCCCACGGGGGACGACAGTATCAGCTCGGCCTCGCTGAACACGGCGGAGCGGCTGACGGGcgtggcggcagcggcggcgccggcgggggcGAGCGGCTTGTGGGTGGCCGGGTCGATGCCGCGCTGGCGGAGCTTCTTCTTGATGAAGGAGTTCCAGAAGTTCTTGACCTCGTTGTCGGTGCGGCCGGGCAGCTGCGCGGCGATCTGAGACCACTTGTTGCCGAGGATGGAGTGGAGGTGGATGATGAGGTCCTCCTCCTCCTGCGAGAAGGCGCCCCTCTTGAGGTCCGGCCTCAGGTAGTTTATCCACCTCAGCCTGCAGCTCTTCCCGCACCTCTCAAGGCCTAATAATGCAGCAACAAATTAATTAAAACCCGATTAACACCATCAAATTGGCACTACTTCAAAATTGTTAACTAGTTCTCCACACAACAAACATCGCCAATCAATTGCATCACATAAAAGGAAACCATCTATAATTTAGATAGAAAATGTTATAGTGGCACTAGCTAGCATAACTGGCCAGAAAGCTACTGCTGCATTGGCGGATCAAGGAGGAGGCAAGAGCTAGCTAGTGTAGTGAACTAGGGATGTGGCTATAGGTTGGTACGGTACCTGCAATCTTGGGGACGGAGCTCCAGCAGCCGTTGCCGTACTTGGCAATGTGGTTCATGAGCTTCTCGTCCTCCTCCGGCGACCAGAGGCCGCGC contains:
- the LOC125536109 gene encoding myb-related protein Zm38-like, giving the protein MSKRPGGTKKRLKRGLWSPEEDEKLMNHIAKYGNGCWSSVPKIAGLERCGKSCRLRWINYLRPDLKRGAFSQEEEDLIIHLHSILGNKWSQIAAQLPGRTDNEVKNFWNSFIKKKLRQRGIDPATHKPLAPAGAAAAATPVSRSAVFSEAELILSSPVGGPHMPPLVSAESYVYSRGSMDGAGGVVGGCSDDGSLSSLSGYNNNNNQTADFAGYLDADALHGAVIPSVSSSSTLNSMAGVSPGGAANGNATDELCCNNNNNPSNSGSGFESSTTQSSSNHHLPWLELGSISSCTEDGNAAGAAADHYGAALDELKWSDYVFDGGYPQYHQQGQCIYGDSKAAADAATAQFDAHGLGINWCLN